In a single window of the Sphingosinicella microcystinivorans genome:
- a CDS encoding S-(hydroxymethyl)glutathione dehydrogenase/class III alcohol dehydrogenase, which produces MKTRAAVAFEAKKPLEIIELDLEGPKAGEVLVEIMATGICHTDAYTLDGFDSEGLFPSVLGHEGAGIVREVGQGVTSVKPGDHVIPLYTPECRQCKSCLSGKTNLCTAIRATQGKGLMPDGTTRFSYKGRPIYHYMGCSTFSNFTVLPEIAVAKIREDAPFQTSCYVGCGVTTGVGAVVNTAKVQAGENVVIFGLGGIGLNVIQGAKMVGADKIVGVDINPDREEWGRKFGMTHFVNSKGLSRDETIAKILEITDGGADYSFDATGNTEVMRTALECCHRGWGESIIIGVAEAGKEISTRPFQLVTGRVWKGTAFGGAKGRTDVPKIIDWYMNGKIAIDPMITHVLTLEEINKGFDLMHEGKSIRSVVVY; this is translated from the coding sequence ATGAAGACGCGCGCGGCTGTTGCATTCGAGGCGAAGAAACCGCTGGAGATCATTGAACTCGACCTCGAAGGCCCGAAGGCGGGCGAGGTGCTGGTCGAGATCATGGCGACGGGTATCTGCCACACGGACGCCTACACGCTCGACGGCTTCGACAGCGAGGGGCTGTTCCCGAGCGTTCTCGGCCACGAGGGCGCGGGCATCGTGCGCGAGGTGGGGCAGGGCGTCACGTCCGTGAAGCCGGGCGACCACGTGATCCCGCTCTACACGCCGGAATGCCGCCAGTGCAAAAGCTGCCTTTCGGGCAAGACCAACCTCTGCACGGCGATCCGCGCCACGCAGGGCAAGGGGCTGATGCCGGACGGCACGACGCGCTTCTCCTACAAGGGCCGGCCGATCTATCACTACATGGGCTGCTCGACCTTCTCGAACTTCACGGTGCTGCCGGAGATCGCGGTGGCGAAGATCCGCGAGGACGCGCCGTTCCAGACGAGCTGCTATGTCGGCTGCGGCGTGACGACGGGCGTCGGCGCGGTGGTGAACACGGCGAAGGTGCAGGCGGGCGAGAACGTCGTCATCTTCGGCCTCGGCGGGATCGGGCTCAATGTCATTCAAGGTGCGAAGATGGTGGGCGCGGACAAGATCGTCGGCGTCGACATCAACCCGGACCGGGAAGAGTGGGGCCGCAAGTTCGGCATGACGCACTTCGTCAACTCGAAGGGCCTGTCGCGCGACGAGACGATCGCGAAGATCCTCGAGATCACCGACGGCGGCGCGGACTACAGCTTCGACGCGACGGGCAACACCGAAGTGATGCGGACCGCGCTCGAATGCTGCCATCGCGGCTGGGGCGAGAGCATCATCATCGGCGTCGCCGAGGCGGGCAAGGAAATCTCGACGCGCCCGTTCCAGCTCGTCACGGGCCGGGTGTGGAAGGGCACGGCGTTCGGCGGCGCCAAGGGCCGCACCGACGTGCCGAAGATCATCGACTGGTACATGAACGGCAAGATCGCCATCGACCCGATGATCACCCACGTGCTGACGCTCGAGGAGATCAACAAGGGCTTCGACCTCATGCACGAAGGCAAGTCCATCCGGTCAGTGGTAGTATACTGA
- a CDS encoding phospholipase D family protein, whose translation MRRFRHLPPLEPRTPSAALSGTGGTRLGRSIEQEAAARPGLSGIHLLADAHQAFASRILLARAAERSLDVQYYIWRGDLSGMLVLEALREAADRGVRVRLLLDDNGIAGLDDLLAALDIHPMIEVRLFNPFFVRHPKALGYLTDFRRLNRRMHNKSFTADNQATIIGGRNIGDEYFAARDGDLFADLDVLAIGAVVSDVSHDFDRYWNCASAWPATRVLPVVGIEQLEALARRSGAVRADPRAHTYVETVRSMPFISDMLDGSLPFIWAPVRMVSDDPAKVLDKARPGTSLSEQLQEAIGRPSREIGLVSAYFVPTAAGVDAFAALAREDIKVNVLTNALESTDVAIVHAGYAKRRKALIRAGVRLFEMRRPRVDTGRKRRLPLGVGGSGARSVTGSILRSSGSMLHAKTFTVDRQRLFIGSFNFDPRSVALNTELGFVIESPELAADVQEAFESVIPMSAYEVTLSDRGRLRWIEREDDGDEIEIHDVEPGTTLLQRLAIRVLSRLPIEWLL comes from the coding sequence GTGCGCCGGTTCAGACACTTGCCGCCCCTCGAGCCGCGAACGCCGAGCGCGGCGCTGTCCGGCACCGGGGGCACGCGGCTCGGGCGCAGCATCGAGCAGGAGGCCGCCGCGCGGCCGGGCCTTTCGGGCATCCACCTCCTCGCCGACGCGCATCAGGCCTTCGCCTCGCGCATCCTCCTCGCCCGCGCCGCGGAGCGCAGCCTCGACGTGCAATACTACATCTGGCGCGGCGACCTCTCGGGGATGCTGGTGCTGGAGGCGTTGCGCGAGGCGGCGGACCGGGGCGTGCGCGTGCGGCTGCTGCTCGACGACAACGGCATCGCCGGGCTCGACGACCTGCTCGCCGCGCTCGACATCCATCCGATGATCGAGGTGCGGCTGTTCAACCCGTTCTTCGTCCGCCATCCCAAGGCGCTCGGTTACCTCACCGATTTCCGGCGCCTCAACCGGCGGATGCACAACAAGAGCTTCACCGCCGACAACCAGGCGACGATCATCGGCGGCCGCAACATCGGCGACGAGTATTTCGCCGCGCGCGACGGCGACCTGTTCGCCGACCTCGACGTGCTCGCCATCGGCGCGGTGGTGAGCGACGTCTCGCACGATTTCGACCGCTACTGGAACTGCGCCTCGGCATGGCCCGCGACGCGCGTGCTGCCGGTGGTCGGCATCGAGCAGCTCGAGGCGCTGGCGCGGCGCTCGGGCGCCGTGCGCGCCGATCCGCGGGCGCACACCTACGTGGAAACCGTGCGCTCCATGCCCTTCATTTCGGACATGCTGGACGGCTCGCTGCCGTTCATCTGGGCGCCGGTGCGGATGGTAAGCGACGATCCGGCGAAGGTGCTCGACAAGGCGAGGCCCGGCACGTCGCTCAGCGAGCAGCTTCAGGAGGCGATCGGCCGCCCCTCGCGCGAAATAGGGCTCGTTTCCGCCTATTTCGTGCCCACCGCCGCCGGCGTCGACGCCTTCGCGGCGCTCGCGCGCGAGGACATCAAGGTGAACGTGCTGACGAACGCGCTCGAATCCACCGATGTCGCCATCGTCCACGCGGGCTACGCCAAGCGCAGGAAGGCGCTGATCCGCGCCGGGGTCCGCCTGTTCGAGATGCGCCGCCCGCGCGTGGACACGGGCCGCAAACGCCGCTTGCCCCTCGGCGTCGGCGGCTCGGGCGCCAGGTCCGTCACCGGCTCGATCCTCCGGTCCAGCGGCTCGATGCTGCACGCCAAGACCTTCACGGTGGACCGGCAGCGCCTGTTCATCGGCTCGTTCAACTTCGATCCGCGCTCGGTCGCGCTCAACACCGAGCTCGGTTTCGTCATCGAAAGCCCGGAGCTTGCCGCCGACGTGCAGGAGGCGTTCGAAAGCGTGATCCCGATGAGCGCCTACGAGGTGACGCTCAGCGACAGGGGCCGCCTGCGCTGGATCGAGCGCGAGGACGACGGGGACGAGATCGAGATCCACGACGTCGAGCCCGGCACGACGCTGCTGCAACGCCTCGCCATCCGCGTCCTGTCGCGCCTCCCGATCGAGTGGCTGCTCTAA
- a CDS encoding acetyl-CoA C-acetyltransferase: protein MPEALIIDAVRTPRGIGKVGKGSLADIHPQQVGATVLKAIAERNDLDTAEVDDIIWGTSSQTGPAAGDLGRMSALDAGYDVRSSAVTLDRFCGSGITTVSMAAASIMSGMEDCVIAGGTEMMSQTGQGISADAPRTMDRGNRRLRDRHPQPHQGVCADVIATLEGISRRDLDTLAVVSQERAAAAIAGGHFDRSLVPVYREDGSLALDREEFPRPGTTLESLSQLQPAFTRLIDMPLDDAGLTYRSLVKQAYPDLEIEHVHHAGNSSGVVDGSAALLLASPSYAAKRGLKPRAKVVAMANMGDSPTLMLNAPVPAARKVLDKAGLGVDDIDLFEINEAFAVVAEKFIRDLKLDRDKVNVNGGAMALGHPIGATGSILIGTLLDELERRDLRRGLVTMCAAGGMAPAIIIERV, encoded by the coding sequence ATGCCGGAAGCGCTGATCATTGATGCAGTCAGGACCCCGCGCGGGATCGGAAAGGTCGGCAAGGGATCGCTGGCCGACATCCACCCGCAGCAGGTGGGCGCGACGGTGCTGAAGGCGATCGCCGAGCGGAACGACCTCGACACCGCCGAGGTCGACGACATCATCTGGGGCACCAGCTCGCAGACCGGCCCGGCGGCGGGCGACCTCGGCCGCATGTCCGCGCTCGACGCGGGCTACGATGTCCGCTCGTCGGCCGTCACGCTCGACCGCTTCTGCGGCTCCGGCATCACCACGGTGAGCATGGCGGCGGCCTCGATCATGTCAGGCATGGAGGACTGCGTGATCGCGGGCGGCACCGAGATGATGTCGCAGACGGGGCAGGGCATCTCCGCCGACGCGCCGCGCACGATGGACAGGGGCAACCGGCGCCTGCGCGACCGGCACCCGCAGCCGCATCAGGGCGTGTGCGCGGACGTGATCGCGACGCTGGAGGGCATCAGCCGCCGCGACCTCGATACGCTTGCTGTCGTCAGCCAGGAGCGCGCTGCCGCCGCCATCGCGGGTGGGCACTTCGACAGGAGCCTCGTGCCGGTGTACCGCGAGGACGGCAGCCTCGCGCTCGACCGGGAAGAGTTCCCGCGCCCCGGCACGACGCTCGAAAGCCTGTCGCAGCTCCAGCCCGCGTTCACGCGGCTGATCGACATGCCGCTCGACGACGCGGGGCTGACCTATCGCAGCCTCGTGAAACAGGCCTACCCGGACCTCGAGATCGAGCATGTCCACCACGCGGGCAACTCCTCGGGCGTCGTCGACGGCTCGGCGGCGCTGCTGCTCGCCTCGCCGTCCTACGCGGCGAAGCGGGGGCTGAAGCCGCGCGCGAAGGTGGTGGCGATGGCGAACATGGGCGATTCCCCGACGCTGATGCTGAACGCCCCGGTTCCGGCCGCGCGGAAGGTGCTGGACAAGGCGGGGCTCGGCGTCGACGACATCGACCTTTTCGAGATCAACGAGGCGTTCGCCGTGGTCGCCGAGAAGTTCATCCGCGACCTGAAGCTCGACCGCGACAAGGTGAACGTCAACGGCGGCGCGATGGCGCTCGGCCACCCGATCGGCGCGACGGGCTCGATCCTGATCGGCACGCTGCTCGACGAGCTGGAGCGGCGCGACCTCCGGCGCGGCCTCGTCACCATGTGCGCGGCGGGCGGCATGGCGCCCGCGATCATCATCGAGCGCGTCTGA
- a CDS encoding SDR family NAD(P)-dependent oxidoreductase, whose protein sequence is MGIPELFDLTGKVAVITGSSRGIGKAIAHRMAEHGANVVVSSRKQEACDAAVAEINAAVGREAAIAIPANISAKEELQALIDGATAKLGKIDILVCNAASNPYFGPMADIPDEQFTKILHNNIVSNHWLIRMAAPQMAARKDGAIIVISSIGGLKASTVIGAYNISKAADIQLVRNYAAEYGPDNVRVNAICPGLIRTDFAKALWDNPEILKQSTAHSTLKRIGEPDEIAGMAVFLAAKAGGFASGQGFVIDGGVTAV, encoded by the coding sequence ATGGGCATACCCGAACTCTTTGACCTGACCGGCAAGGTCGCCGTCATCACCGGCTCCTCGCGCGGCATCGGCAAGGCGATCGCGCACCGCATGGCGGAGCACGGCGCGAACGTCGTCGTCTCCAGCCGCAAGCAGGAGGCGTGCGATGCGGCGGTGGCGGAGATCAACGCCGCCGTGGGCCGCGAGGCGGCGATCGCGATCCCCGCGAACATCTCCGCGAAGGAAGAGCTTCAGGCGCTGATCGACGGCGCCACGGCGAAGCTCGGCAAGATCGACATCCTCGTCTGCAATGCCGCCTCCAACCCTTATTTCGGGCCGATGGCGGACATCCCGGACGAGCAGTTCACCAAGATCCTGCACAACAACATCGTCTCGAACCACTGGCTGATCCGGATGGCGGCGCCGCAGATGGCCGCGCGCAAGGACGGGGCGATCATCGTCATCTCGTCGATCGGCGGCCTCAAGGCCTCGACGGTGATCGGCGCCTACAACATCTCGAAGGCGGCCGACATCCAGCTCGTGCGCAACTACGCCGCCGAGTACGGACCCGACAACGTGCGCGTGAACGCGATCTGCCCCGGCCTCATCAGGACTGATTTCGCCAAGGCGCTGTGGGACAACCCGGAGATCCTGAAGCAGTCCACCGCCCATTCGACATTGAAGCGCATCGGCGAGCCGGACGAGATCGCGGGCATGGCGGTGTTCCTCGCCGCGAAGGCGGGCGGCTTCGCCAGCGGGCAGGGCTTCGTGATCGACGGCGGCGTCACCGCCGTTTGA
- a CDS encoding MBL fold metallo-hydrolase, producing MGHAPDTRLLDLGSGSFAYFQKDGGWGWSNAGLVTDAGEALLVDTLFDEALTARMLTAMADASGLASDRIGTVVNTHANGDHTHGNGLLPHAEIVASEASAAEMEAFPPALLAQLKAGGAAGQLGLAGQYFAEIFAPFDFAGVNTRAPTRTFTGRGTARVGGKTLDLIEVGPAHTRGDVIVWSPADRTVFTGDILFIEGTPIMWEGPVSNWLAACDLILGLDAEAIVPGHGPLAERAAVAAVKDYLGCIAREARLRFDAGLGAEEAAFDIGLGRFAGWRDAERLAVNVDTLYREFSGTHDAPNALALFERMAKLYYDRR from the coding sequence ATGGGCCACGCACCGGACACCCGCCTTCTCGATCTCGGCAGCGGCAGCTTCGCGTATTTCCAGAAGGACGGCGGCTGGGGCTGGTCGAACGCCGGGCTCGTCACCGATGCCGGCGAGGCGCTGCTCGTCGACACGCTGTTCGACGAGGCGCTTACCGCCCGGATGCTGACGGCGATGGCGGACGCGAGCGGCCTCGCTTCCGACCGCATCGGCACCGTCGTCAACACCCACGCCAACGGCGACCACACGCACGGTAACGGACTGCTGCCCCATGCCGAGATCGTCGCCTCGGAGGCCTCCGCCGCCGAAATGGAGGCGTTCCCGCCCGCCCTGCTCGCGCAGCTCAAGGCGGGCGGCGCGGCGGGCCAGCTCGGCCTCGCGGGGCAGTATTTCGCCGAGATCTTCGCCCCGTTCGACTTTGCGGGCGTGAACACGCGCGCCCCGACGCGGACCTTCACGGGCCGCGGCACCGCCCGCGTCGGCGGCAAGACGCTCGACCTCATCGAGGTCGGCCCGGCGCACACGCGCGGCGACGTCATCGTCTGGTCGCCCGCCGACCGCACCGTCTTCACCGGCGACATCCTGTTCATCGAGGGCACGCCGATCATGTGGGAAGGGCCGGTCTCGAACTGGCTCGCCGCGTGCGACCTCATCCTCGGCCTCGACGCCGAGGCCATCGTGCCCGGCCACGGCCCGCTCGCCGAACGCGCCGCCGTCGCGGCGGTGAAGGACTATCTCGGCTGCATCGCCCGCGAGGCGCGCCTGCGCTTCGACGCGGGCCTCGGCGCCGAGGAGGCCGCGTTCGACATCGGCCTCGGCCGCTTCGCGGGCTGGCGCGACGCCGAGCGGCTCGCGGTGAACGTCGACACGCTCTACCGCGAGTTTTCAGGCACGCACGACGCGCCGAACGCGCTCGCCCTCTTCGAACGGATGGCGAAGCTCTATTACGACCGGCGCTAG
- a CDS encoding SIMPL domain-containing protein, with amino-acid sequence MRTQTLLALGALAATAATPVAAQTAPSVPAETLLSLTATGESTRVPDIAVISAGVVTQAAEARAALTANNSQMTRVVAALKKAGIAERDIQTSNINLNPQYSYEERKAPQLIGYQANNTVTVKLRKLAGAGDVIDALVNEGANQVNGPSFGLDKPEDATNEARLDAVKKARARADLYAGAAGLRVKRIVSITEGGGWQPPYPMPKVAMMRAEAADAAAAPPVEAGEVGTNVTVTVVFELQ; translated from the coding sequence ATGCGCACTCAAACGCTTCTCGCCCTCGGCGCGCTCGCCGCCACCGCCGCGACCCCGGTCGCCGCACAGACGGCGCCGAGCGTCCCCGCCGAGACCCTGCTGTCGCTGACCGCGACCGGCGAGAGCACCCGCGTTCCCGATATCGCCGTCATCTCGGCGGGCGTCGTCACGCAGGCGGCCGAGGCGCGCGCCGCGCTCACCGCCAACAACAGCCAGATGACGCGCGTGGTCGCCGCCCTCAAGAAGGCCGGCATCGCCGAGCGCGACATCCAGACCTCGAACATCAACCTCAATCCGCAATACAGCTACGAGGAGCGCAAGGCGCCGCAGCTGATCGGCTATCAGGCGAACAACACCGTCACCGTGAAGCTCCGCAAGCTCGCGGGCGCAGGCGACGTGATCGACGCGCTGGTCAACGAGGGCGCCAATCAGGTGAACGGGCCGAGCTTCGGCCTCGACAAGCCCGAGGACGCGACGAACGAGGCCCGGCTCGACGCCGTGAAGAAGGCCCGCGCGCGCGCCGACCTTTATGCGGGCGCCGCGGGCCTGCGCGTGAAGCGCATCGTTTCCATCACCGAGGGCGGCGGCTGGCAGCCCCCCTACCCGATGCCCAAGGTCGCCATGATGCGCGCCGAAGCGGCGGACGCGGCCGCCGCCCCACCGGTGGAAGCCGGCGAGGTCGGCACCAACGTCACCGTCACGGTGGTCTTCGAGCTCCAGTAG
- a CDS encoding GlsB/YeaQ/YmgE family stress response membrane protein has translation MDYSFLGWIVVGLIAGALAKWIMPGKDPGGIIVTILIGIAGGLIGGYIGSLIGLGGSNGHLVNILIATAGAILLLWIYRIIKTRQA, from the coding sequence ATGGACTACAGTTTTCTCGGTTGGATCGTCGTCGGCCTCATCGCCGGCGCGCTTGCCAAGTGGATCATGCCGGGCAAGGACCCCGGCGGCATCATCGTCACCATCCTCATCGGCATCGCCGGCGGCCTCATCGGCGGCTATATCGGCAGCCTGATCGGCCTCGGCGGCAGCAACGGCCATCTCGTCAACATCCTCATCGCCACGGCGGGCGCGATCCTGCTGCTGTGGATCTACCGGATCATCAAGACCCGTCAGGCCTGA
- a CDS encoding efflux RND transporter periplasmic adaptor subunit — translation MHQPVDSSFRSSVSRSWASAGSDGGRRRVLIVAAILVAAAVAAWLVFGGGAETPAENPEAGRPSITVIVPGTTQVADSVRAVGSIAARRDMPVGVQGEGGAVTAVLVDAGDYAQKGQVLARIDRSVLEQQVSQLQASVIRARADAALAQSELDRAQSLVARGFISKADIERRTATRDGANAAVNVAAAQLREAQARLGRLDIRAPEAGLILERNVEPGQVVSSGSPAVFRMAQNGAMEMRALVAEQDLAGIEVGQSATVQLIGSATEYAGRVWMVEPVINPQTRQGLVRIALSGDRSLRPGGFASGRIEVGTADRPLLPESAVMGDAESSYVYVVAEDGTVERRDVKVGTVSSAGVAISGGLSGKEQVVMSAGAFLNPGEKVSPVLHKPQK, via the coding sequence ATGCATCAACCCGTCGATAGCTCTTTCAGGAGCAGCGTTTCCCGGTCATGGGCATCGGCCGGGAGCGACGGCGGCCGTCGCCGCGTCCTGATCGTCGCCGCGATCCTCGTCGCCGCGGCGGTCGCGGCCTGGCTCGTCTTCGGCGGCGGCGCGGAGACGCCCGCCGAGAACCCGGAGGCCGGGCGCCCGTCGATCACCGTCATCGTGCCGGGCACCACGCAGGTCGCGGACAGCGTCAGGGCGGTGGGCAGCATCGCCGCGCGCCGCGACATGCCGGTCGGCGTGCAGGGCGAGGGCGGGGCCGTGACCGCGGTGCTCGTCGACGCCGGCGACTACGCGCAGAAAGGCCAGGTGCTGGCGCGCATCGACCGTTCGGTGCTCGAACAGCAGGTGAGCCAGTTGCAGGCGTCCGTAATCCGCGCCCGCGCCGACGCGGCGCTCGCGCAGTCGGAGCTCGACCGCGCGCAGTCGCTGGTGGCGCGCGGCTTCATTTCCAAGGCCGACATCGAGCGCCGCACCGCGACGCGCGACGGCGCCAACGCCGCCGTGAACGTGGCCGCCGCGCAGCTTCGCGAGGCGCAGGCGCGGCTCGGACGGCTCGACATCCGGGCGCCGGAGGCCGGCCTCATCCTCGAACGCAACGTCGAGCCGGGGCAGGTCGTCAGCTCGGGCAGCCCCGCCGTGTTCCGCATGGCGCAGAACGGCGCGATGGAGATGCGCGCCCTCGTCGCCGAGCAGGACCTCGCCGGTATCGAGGTCGGGCAGTCGGCGACGGTGCAGCTGATCGGTTCCGCCACCGAGTACGCCGGGCGCGTCTGGATGGTGGAGCCGGTGATCAACCCGCAGACCCGGCAGGGGCTGGTGCGCATCGCGCTTTCCGGCGACCGTTCGCTGCGCCCCGGCGGCTTCGCCTCGGGCCGGATCGAGGTCGGCACGGCCGACCGGCCGCTGCTGCCCGAATCCGCCGTGATGGGCGATGCGGAAAGCAGCTATGTGTATGTCGTGGCAGAGGACGGCACGGTCGAGCGCCGCGACGTCAAGGTCGGCACGGTCTCGTCGGCGGGCGTCGCCATTTCCGGCGGCCTCTCCGGCAAGGAGCAGGTCGTGATGTCGGCGGGCGCGTTCCTCAATCCGGGCGAGAAGGTCAGCCCGGTTCTGCACAAGCCGCAGAAATAG